From a region of the Takifugu flavidus isolate HTHZ2018 chromosome 18, ASM371156v2, whole genome shotgun sequence genome:
- the LOC130515045 gene encoding epithelial membrane protein 2-like produces the protein MLILLAAIFAIHIIGIILLLVATIDNAWWMTENISTDVWGRWVQTNGVWNLTDLPKGSHYPEDYLQAVQASAVLACIFSILGIFVFVAQLFTLSKGKRFTISGVFQALACLCIMIAASIYTDRFHLDEKQGWYGHCYILAWISFALTFISSITYFVLRKKTG, from the exons ATGCTGATCCTTCTTGCTGCCATCTTTGCCATTCACATCATTggcatcatcctcctcctcgtggCCACCATCGACAAT gCCTGGTGGATGACTGAAAACATATCCACTGACGTGTGGGGTCGGTGGGTGCAGACAAATGGGGTCTGGAACTTAACCGATCTCCCCAAGGGCTCCCACTACCCAGAGG ATTACCTCCAGGCAGTGCAGGCCAGCGCTGTGCTCGCCTGTATATTCTCCATCCTGGGCATCTTCGTGTTTGTGGCTCAGCTCTTCACCCTCAGCAAAGGAAAGCGGTTCACCATCTCTGGCGTCTTCCAGGCCCTTGCCT gcCTGTGCATCATGATCGCAGCCTCCATCTACACAGACCGCTTCCACCTGGATGAGAAGCAGGGCTGGTATGGCCACTGCTACATCCTGGCGTGGATTTCCTTCGCACtcaccttcatctcctccatcacttaCTTTGTGCTACGCAAGAAGACGGGATGA